In one window of Bizionia sp. M204 DNA:
- a CDS encoding calcium/sodium antiporter encodes MSIVWMLLGLVLLVVGGEFLVRSSVALSFKFNISKLVIGMTVVSFATSAPELLVSLQAALDGSPDIALGNVIGSNIANIGLVLGITAFISPLTIDKDFYKLNWPMMMLLSIALYFMLRSGLILDFKEGLALMVSLILFLFVLIRRSRKSSDIAAETDEVDETLQTTSNFKVIVWLLIGGVALYFGSEWLVAGAKDMAFSLGVSERVISVTMVAIGTSVPELAASVIAAMKKEKAISLGNLIGSNIFNIASVLGLTAMIHPIPVNNPNILSQDIFWMLGFAAILIPLAFLPKRLSLGRYKGALLLGSYILFVYLAFMGGN; translated from the coding sequence ATGAGTATAGTTTGGATGCTATTAGGTTTAGTGTTATTAGTAGTTGGTGGTGAGTTTTTAGTTAGATCTTCGGTGGCACTTTCCTTTAAATTTAATATTTCAAAATTAGTAATAGGTATGACGGTTGTGTCTTTTGCAACTTCAGCTCCTGAATTATTAGTTAGTTTACAAGCTGCTTTAGATGGCTCACCTGATATTGCACTCGGAAATGTTATTGGTTCCAACATAGCAAATATTGGCCTTGTATTAGGTATTACTGCCTTTATTTCACCTTTAACTATAGATAAGGATTTCTATAAATTAAATTGGCCTATGATGATGCTCCTTTCCATAGCATTATATTTTATGTTAAGGAGTGGGTTAATCTTAGACTTTAAAGAAGGTTTAGCTTTAATGGTTTCGCTTATCCTATTTTTATTTGTTTTAATACGTCGCTCTAGAAAGTCATCGGATATTGCGGCAGAAACAGATGAAGTGGACGAAACCTTGCAAACCACCTCCAATTTTAAGGTAATTGTATGGTTGCTTATTGGAGGTGTAGCTTTATACTTTGGTAGTGAATGGTTAGTAGCTGGCGCTAAAGATATGGCATTCAGTTTGGGTGTTAGTGAACGCGTTATTTCTGTAACCATGGTAGCTATTGGTACCAGTGTGCCAGAATTAGCAGCATCTGTTATAGCAGCTATGAAAAAGGAAAAAGCTATTTCTTTAGGGAATTTAATTGGGTCTAATATATTTAATATTGCTTCTGTTTTAGGATTAACAGCTATGATCCATCCAATACCTGTTAATAATCCTAATATATTAAGTCAAGATATCTTTTGGATGTTAGGATTTGCTGCTATACTTATACCGTTAGCATTTCTTCCAAAACGACTATCATTAGGTCGCTATAAAGGCGCCTTGCTTTTAGGGTCATATATACTTTTTGTGTATTTAGCGTTTATGGGAGGTAACTAG